One window of the Candidatus Eremiobacteraceae bacterium genome contains the following:
- a CDS encoding NHL repeat-containing protein, giving the protein MKTLAKIMLLSACLSLAACGSASLAPNAGAARNSIVPSLGGAGPVWPMQAQTNAVAGTIFVVDAGANEVETFPANGNGNIAPKTVIAGANTQLNGPIGMAVNAKGDMYVACNGTNTVNEYAAGAKGNAKPIRQIFGHNTDIANPIGVALDSKGEIYVSTGNQNTIIVFASNANGNVAPIRRLRGNFTLLAAPAGMAINSKDELLVADVQSSAVTVYAPNAGGNTPPIAQITGPNTAIKLPSSVAVDTSDHIFVSNESESTLVEFTSTANGNVAPIREINGSKTNIDQPAGLAVDKAGTIFVSNLANSTITTYVPKAKGNAPPATTIAGAKTQLNTPFGLSEL; this is encoded by the coding sequence ATGAAAACTCTCGCCAAGATCATGCTGCTTTCCGCCTGCCTGAGTCTGGCTGCGTGCGGCTCCGCGAGTCTGGCCCCAAATGCGGGGGCGGCTCGCAATTCGATTGTCCCGAGCCTGGGCGGTGCCGGCCCAGTCTGGCCCATGCAGGCGCAGACGAACGCCGTGGCCGGAACGATCTTCGTCGTGGACGCGGGCGCGAACGAAGTCGAGACGTTCCCCGCGAACGGCAACGGCAACATCGCGCCCAAGACCGTGATCGCCGGTGCGAACACGCAGCTCAACGGGCCGATCGGCATGGCGGTGAACGCAAAGGGCGATATGTACGTCGCCTGCAACGGCACGAACACCGTGAATGAGTACGCCGCCGGTGCGAAAGGCAACGCAAAGCCGATCCGCCAGATCTTCGGCCACAACACCGATATCGCCAATCCGATCGGCGTCGCGTTGGACTCGAAGGGCGAGATCTACGTTTCCACCGGCAACCAAAATACCATCATCGTCTTCGCGAGCAACGCGAACGGCAACGTGGCTCCGATTCGAAGGCTGCGCGGCAACTTCACGCTTCTTGCGGCGCCGGCTGGCATGGCAATCAATTCGAAGGACGAGCTGCTCGTCGCAGATGTGCAGTCGAGCGCGGTGACGGTCTACGCGCCGAACGCTGGCGGCAACACGCCGCCCATCGCTCAGATCACTGGGCCGAACACGGCGATCAAGCTGCCTTCATCCGTCGCGGTCGATACGTCGGACCACATCTTCGTGTCGAACGAGAGCGAGAGCACGCTTGTCGAATTCACCTCGACTGCCAATGGCAACGTCGCTCCGATCCGCGAGATCAACGGTTCGAAGACGAACATCGACCAACCGGCCGGCCTCGCTGTGGACAAAGCCGGAACGATCTTCGTCTCGAACCTCGCGAACAGCACGATCACGACGTATGTGCCCAAGGCGAAGGGCAATGCGCCGCCGGCGACCACGATCGCGGGAGCGAAGACGCAGCTGAACACGCCGTTCGGATTGTCAGAGCTCTAG
- a CDS encoding Fic family protein: MSHFENRIWTPAPDAIGLPRSARQGGAYHVYIPDLLTARTFSIGGTEAADVADAERAIIELDRTATALVDTEALARLLLRAESVASSHIEGLQIGPRRLLKADAARRYGDEPRDITAAEVLANIDAMAYSIHAVSNGELITPALISETHRRLLAPTSLAIHGGETRTQQNWIGGSSYNPCSAAFIPPPWEMVDELLTDLCAFSNGDSLPAVAQAAIAHAQFETIHPFIDGNGRVGRALIHLIFRRRKLTTGVSPPVSLILATRARDYVAGLTATRYEGAPDSPKAREGLNLWLGEFAAACKRATADAAVFEERIRAIQDGWRSRLGSVRKHSVALRIIELLPGTPILTIAEAQKMTGASASSVNEAIQRLQVAEIIVPTVVGRKRKQVYQATDVVDAFVALERQLASPAADTLVEEPVRAVPART, translated from the coding sequence ATGAGTCATTTTGAGAACCGTATCTGGACGCCTGCACCAGACGCCATTGGGTTGCCGCGCAGCGCCCGGCAAGGCGGCGCTTATCACGTCTACATCCCTGATTTACTGACGGCACGAACCTTTTCCATAGGGGGAACCGAGGCGGCCGACGTTGCCGACGCTGAGCGAGCAATTATCGAACTCGACCGGACGGCGACGGCGCTGGTCGATACTGAAGCACTTGCCCGGCTGCTGCTACGCGCGGAGTCGGTCGCTTCCTCGCATATTGAGGGGTTGCAGATTGGCCCCCGCCGACTACTGAAGGCTGACGCTGCGCGTCGATACGGGGATGAGCCACGCGACATCACCGCTGCCGAAGTTCTCGCCAACATCGACGCAATGGCCTACTCCATTCACGCCGTAAGCAACGGAGAGTTGATCACGCCAGCGCTGATTAGCGAAACGCATCGACGTTTGCTCGCGCCAACTTCACTCGCTATACATGGCGGAGAAACGCGTACGCAGCAAAATTGGATCGGCGGTAGCTCGTACAATCCGTGTTCTGCCGCATTCATCCCGCCACCATGGGAAATGGTCGACGAACTGCTCACAGATCTCTGCGCTTTTTCTAACGGCGATTCACTTCCAGCTGTCGCGCAGGCAGCGATCGCACACGCTCAATTCGAAACCATCCATCCCTTCATCGATGGCAATGGCCGAGTCGGCCGCGCTCTGATTCACTTGATCTTCCGGCGCCGAAAGCTTACAACTGGCGTCTCCCCGCCAGTTTCGCTCATCCTGGCGACGCGCGCGCGCGACTATGTCGCAGGTTTGACCGCGACGCGGTACGAGGGAGCACCCGATTCGCCAAAAGCGCGCGAAGGACTTAACCTATGGTTGGGTGAGTTCGCGGCGGCATGTAAGCGTGCAACCGCCGACGCGGCTGTCTTTGAAGAACGCATTCGCGCAATCCAAGATGGCTGGCGTAGCCGCCTAGGTAGCGTGCGGAAACACTCCGTCGCGCTCCGAATCATCGAACTGTTGCCCGGCACACCGATCCTCACCATTGCCGAGGCGCAGAAAATGACTGGCGCTAGTGCCTCGAGCGTTAACGAAGCTATACAGCGGCTTCAAGTTGCAGAGATTATCGTGCCAACGGTGGTGGGGCGTAAGCGGAAACAAGTGTACCAGGCAACTGACGTCGTGGACGCGTTCGTTGCTCTCGAGAGACAGCTTGCGTCACCCGCTGCTGATACGCTAGTTGAAGAACCCGTGCGAGCGGTCCCGGCGCGAACATAG
- a CDS encoding serine hydrolase domain-containing protein: protein MRFKFLAAAFIALAFACRALADTSQLPAGPMGQRVSSYVVAFNAGQAQMLAWVKANMTAQAIAARTNADQIALYQRMRGDLKSLKFLRVLSGGPAELTIEVRGGSGDPVTMDFRFDGSPLERVTGLGVRIGAGAVPPLPSVNHTLDDVKLSVALRAFLKTRTGEGKFSGSVLVAHHGSTVFGNAYGSANKPFGIPNSLTTRFNLGSIDKLMTRIAIEQLVEAGRLHYDDKLASLLPSYPNHDAARRVDLQQLVDMTSGIGDFFGAEFDSSPKDRFRSLQDYLPLFGTRPLAFAPGSAHLYSNGGYVVLGLIIERVTGTSYYDYVERHIFAPAGMTDSGWYDVDDPVTRVATGYTQTPGGLRSNIYELPARGSSAGGGYSTSLDLLKFARALEGGRLLNTLGTALVLGPGIGIAGGTAGCNAALEIDPQSGYIIVVLSNYDPPSAEAVDAQIRAWLGL, encoded by the coding sequence ATGCGTTTTAAATTTCTTGCCGCAGCATTCATCGCACTTGCTTTCGCCTGCCGCGCTCTTGCCGACACGTCTCAGCTGCCTGCAGGGCCGATGGGTCAGCGCGTTAGCTCATACGTCGTCGCGTTCAATGCCGGCCAAGCACAGATGCTGGCATGGGTCAAAGCCAACATGACCGCGCAAGCAATAGCGGCGCGCACGAACGCCGATCAGATCGCGCTCTACCAAAGGATGCGCGGTGATCTGAAGTCGCTGAAGTTCCTCCGTGTTCTCTCAGGTGGTCCCGCGGAATTGACCATCGAAGTTCGGGGAGGCAGCGGCGATCCCGTCACAATGGATTTTCGCTTCGACGGCTCGCCCCTCGAGCGCGTGACGGGTCTTGGCGTGAGGATAGGCGCCGGCGCCGTTCCGCCTCTTCCATCCGTCAACCACACGTTAGACGACGTCAAGCTCAGCGTCGCGCTTCGCGCCTTTCTCAAGACGAGAACTGGCGAAGGAAAATTTTCCGGTTCTGTCCTTGTCGCACATCACGGATCAACTGTTTTTGGCAACGCGTACGGGTCGGCGAACAAACCATTCGGCATCCCGAACTCCCTGACGACGCGATTCAATCTCGGTTCGATCGACAAACTCATGACGCGTATCGCGATCGAGCAGCTCGTCGAGGCCGGCCGGCTTCACTACGACGACAAGCTCGCTTCTCTTCTGCCGTCGTATCCCAATCACGACGCCGCGCGGCGCGTCGATCTGCAGCAGCTCGTCGACATGACGTCAGGGATCGGAGATTTTTTCGGCGCCGAGTTCGACAGCTCGCCAAAGGATCGGTTTCGCTCGCTGCAGGACTACCTGCCGCTGTTCGGCACAAGGCCACTCGCCTTTGCCCCCGGATCGGCGCACCTCTACTCGAACGGCGGCTACGTCGTGCTCGGGCTGATCATCGAACGCGTCACGGGTACTTCGTATTACGACTACGTCGAACGTCATATCTTCGCGCCTGCCGGCATGACCGACTCGGGCTGGTATGACGTCGACGATCCAGTCACGCGCGTCGCGACGGGGTACACGCAGACACCGGGTGGTCTCCGGTCCAACATCTACGAATTGCCCGCTCGCGGATCGTCGGCCGGCGGCGGGTATTCGACGTCGCTCGACCTCTTGAAGTTCGCTCGCGCGCTCGAGGGCGGCCGACTTTTGAACACCCTCGGAACCGCGCTCGTGCTCGGCCCGGGAATTGGGATCGCCGGCGGCACCGCCGGTTGCAATGCGGCGCTGGAAATCGATCCGCAAAGCGGGTATATCATCGTCGTCCTCTCAAATTACGATCCACCGTCCGCCGAGGCCGTCGATGCGCAGATCCGCGCGTGGCTTGGGCTATGA
- a CDS encoding response regulator transcription factor gives MRSRVRPHVLVVEDDPKTARIIKLYLEAERFQVSLANEGPAALAFALEHHPDIMLLDLMLPKLDGLALCAKLRQESEIPIIMVTARSTEDDRITGLTAGADDYLIKPFSPRELVARVHAVLRRAADSEPRRRRLFTFDGLELDGTSHLLRVDGKDIRLTPTEFSLLESLCRSAGTAISRDRLIESAFGVDFDGSPRTIDVHIASLRKKLGDDGGRRFIETVSGIGYRFTGRRT, from the coding sequence GTGAGGTCGCGTGTTCGGCCGCATGTCCTCGTCGTCGAGGACGATCCCAAGACGGCCCGCATCATCAAGCTCTATCTTGAAGCCGAACGATTTCAGGTATCGCTTGCGAACGAAGGTCCCGCTGCGCTCGCCTTTGCGCTCGAGCATCATCCGGATATCATGCTCCTCGATCTCATGCTTCCCAAGCTCGACGGCCTTGCGCTGTGCGCGAAGCTGCGTCAGGAGAGCGAGATCCCGATCATCATGGTCACCGCGCGCTCGACCGAGGATGACCGCATCACCGGATTGACGGCTGGGGCCGACGACTATCTGATCAAGCCTTTCAGTCCGCGCGAGCTCGTCGCCCGAGTCCACGCCGTACTGCGCCGCGCAGCGGACAGCGAACCGAGGCGCCGCCGACTCTTCACGTTCGACGGCCTCGAACTCGATGGGACTTCACACTTGCTCCGGGTTGACGGCAAAGACATCCGGTTGACGCCGACCGAGTTTTCTTTGCTCGAGTCGCTCTGTCGGAGCGCGGGCACCGCTATCTCAAGAGATCGTCTCATCGAATCGGCGTTCGGCGTGGATTTCGACGGGTCGCCGCGGACGATCGACGTCCATATCGCCAGCCTCCGGAAAAAACTCGGCGATGATGGCGGGCGTCGCTTCATCGAGACCGTCTCCGGTATCGGCTATCGGTTCACGGGCCGCCGCACATGA
- a CDS encoding ATP-binding protein — MTGLRLRLFLVIALVSVVTLGAVGAFSSRATTELLQNMDVAEPSMAGEAIRGQLQTYYASHGVADFSGELRSLGNEHHVGLVAISKSGALLGASSSALAHARITRQGDELQIASNSDAGGAAETRLIIRGAIGDIRDKSGAIVATIFALPQSDRGAASQLPALAAARARESIWTATAVGVFAALCAALVLSAQILRPIRALQAAAGRMESGDFGARVHLRGHDEIAALGQSFDSMAGNLARLEQLRKNLVSDIAHELRSPLTNIRAHIEALQDGRIAPDAASFESIAEESRLLERLVSDLQDLSLADAGALRLDLAALHVGPVVTAAVDAFRATLDRKALTVDRNVPDDAVVVADPYRLRQIVQNLLANAVNYASDGGRVEINANRVSGSIETVVFNSGSHVDDEELVAIFDRFHRIDRSRARSTGGAGLGLAIVKQLVEAHGGRVWACNAAAGFEVHFTLPAADHKGPPNSVGGP; from the coding sequence ATGACGGGTTTGCGCCTGCGGCTCTTCCTCGTGATCGCCCTTGTCAGCGTCGTCACGCTCGGCGCAGTCGGCGCGTTCTCGTCGCGTGCGACGACGGAGCTGCTCCAAAACATGGATGTTGCCGAACCTTCCATGGCCGGCGAAGCGATTCGCGGTCAGTTGCAGACGTACTATGCTTCGCACGGTGTCGCCGATTTCAGCGGCGAGCTGCGGTCATTGGGAAACGAACACCACGTCGGTCTTGTGGCGATCTCCAAGTCCGGAGCGTTGCTTGGTGCATCGTCATCGGCGCTTGCGCACGCTCGCATCACGCGTCAGGGAGACGAGCTGCAGATCGCATCGAACAGCGACGCGGGAGGGGCCGCTGAGACGCGACTCATCATTCGCGGCGCCATCGGTGACATCCGCGACAAGTCGGGTGCGATCGTCGCTACGATATTTGCGCTGCCGCAATCCGATCGTGGCGCCGCATCGCAGCTGCCGGCTCTGGCTGCCGCCCGGGCGCGGGAATCGATTTGGACAGCGACAGCGGTGGGCGTTTTCGCGGCGTTGTGCGCCGCCCTCGTGCTCTCGGCGCAGATACTTCGTCCTATCCGGGCGCTTCAGGCTGCGGCCGGCCGCATGGAATCCGGCGACTTCGGCGCACGCGTGCATCTGCGCGGTCACGATGAGATCGCAGCGCTCGGCCAATCGTTCGATTCGATGGCCGGGAACCTCGCGCGCTTGGAACAGCTCCGAAAGAATCTCGTGTCGGACATCGCACACGAGCTCCGATCTCCGCTCACGAACATCCGGGCACATATCGAAGCGTTGCAGGATGGTCGCATCGCGCCGGATGCCGCTTCCTTCGAATCCATCGCCGAGGAGAGCCGATTGCTCGAACGACTCGTCTCGGATCTGCAGGATCTAAGCCTGGCTGACGCCGGCGCGCTGCGTCTCGACCTGGCCGCGCTGCACGTAGGCCCTGTTGTGACCGCGGCGGTCGACGCGTTCCGAGCAACGCTCGATCGAAAGGCATTGACTGTTGATCGCAACGTACCCGACGATGCCGTGGTCGTCGCCGATCCGTACCGCCTCAGGCAGATCGTGCAGAACCTGCTCGCAAACGCCGTGAACTACGCATCCGACGGCGGCCGGGTGGAAATCAACGCGAATCGCGTCAGCGGGTCGATCGAGACGGTCGTCTTCAATTCCGGTTCGCATGTCGACGATGAAGAGCTCGTCGCGATCTTCGACCGTTTTCATAGGATCGATCGATCGCGCGCGCGCTCAACGGGCGGCGCCGGCCTCGGTCTCGCTATCGTGAAGCAACTCGTGGAAGCGCATGGCGGAAGAGTCTGGGCGTGCAACGCGGCAGCCGGGTTCGAAGTTCATTTCACGCTTCCGGCGGCGGACCATAAAGGTCCGCCCAACAGCGTCGGCGGACCATAA
- a CDS encoding ABC transporter permease, with the protein MAEARAVRVAPLWPMIVAQTRSEFFRLIRVPAFSIPVIAFPIMFYALFGLPYAHEHIDGIAVGSYEVASFGAYAVITVALFSFGITVANDRGSKTTLLMRATPLSPFAYLVGKTIATLVFSAITIGALFVFAAVTGGIQLQPLLWIGLSARLLLGVFPFITLGFAIGYLAGPNSAAAILQLISLPMSFASGLFVPVDDLPAFVRSIAPYLPAYHFGQLAWGAMGAPVEPIATTTIWLAGFTAVFAAIALRAYYREEAKSFG; encoded by the coding sequence ATGGCTGAGGCACGCGCGGTTCGTGTAGCCCCGCTCTGGCCCATGATCGTCGCGCAGACGCGATCGGAGTTCTTCCGACTCATCCGCGTGCCGGCATTCAGCATCCCGGTCATCGCGTTCCCGATCATGTTCTACGCGCTGTTCGGGTTGCCGTATGCACACGAGCACATCGACGGCATCGCTGTCGGGAGCTACGAAGTCGCGTCGTTCGGCGCGTATGCCGTGATCACCGTCGCCCTCTTCTCTTTTGGCATCACGGTCGCAAATGACCGCGGCAGCAAGACCACGCTGCTCATGCGAGCCACGCCGCTAAGCCCGTTTGCGTATCTCGTCGGCAAGACCATAGCAACGCTCGTCTTCTCTGCGATAACCATCGGCGCGCTGTTTGTTTTTGCTGCCGTCACCGGCGGCATTCAACTGCAACCGCTCTTATGGATCGGGCTCAGTGCGCGGTTGCTGCTCGGCGTGTTTCCGTTCATCACGCTGGGCTTTGCCATCGGTTATCTTGCGGGCCCTAACTCTGCCGCCGCTATCCTGCAGCTGATCAGCCTGCCCATGTCATTTGCGTCGGGGCTCTTCGTACCGGTGGACGACTTGCCGGCATTCGTGCGCTCGATCGCGCCGTACTTGCCCGCATATCATTTCGGCCAGCTCGCGTGGGGCGCCATGGGTGCGCCGGTCGAACCGATCGCGACCACGACAATCTGGCTTGCTGGTTTCACCGCGGTTTTCGCGGCGATCGCGCTGCGAGCGTACTATCGCGAGGAAGCGAAAAGCTTCGGCTAG
- a CDS encoding ABC transporter ATP-binding protein, translated as MTAVVEARRAAKNFGHVEALLPTDLTIGQGEIVALLGPNGAGKTTFISLMLGVRKPTAGSVTLFGLDPRDRRARSRCGVMLQESGVPEFLRLSEIVDQFRSYYAAPLALDTTLEMAGLQDKSASLIHTLSGGQRQRMYFALAICGDPQALFLDEPTVGMDVEARRNFWRRLRDFAAAGRTLLLTTHYIEEADAVADRIIVIDKGRVIADAPPRVLKASVESKRVTFDASRQIGEAEFAGLPVRRIVQEDGRVSIFTADPQALLRGLFARGFDLPNLEVVGASLEDAVVGLTEVRHG; from the coding sequence ATGACGGCCGTCGTCGAGGCTCGTCGCGCCGCCAAGAACTTCGGCCACGTCGAGGCGCTCCTTCCTACCGATCTCACGATCGGGCAGGGCGAGATCGTCGCACTGCTCGGCCCGAACGGCGCCGGCAAGACCACGTTCATCTCGCTCATGCTCGGCGTGCGCAAGCCGACCGCGGGCAGCGTGACCTTGTTCGGTCTCGATCCGCGCGACCGGCGCGCGCGCTCGCGATGCGGCGTCATGCTGCAGGAGTCAGGCGTGCCGGAATTCTTGCGGCTGAGCGAGATCGTCGACCAGTTCCGATCCTACTACGCCGCGCCGCTCGCGCTCGACACGACGCTCGAAATGGCGGGTCTCCAAGACAAATCCGCCTCGCTCATCCATACGCTCTCCGGAGGACAGCGACAACGTATGTATTTCGCGCTTGCGATCTGCGGCGACCCGCAAGCGCTCTTCCTCGACGAGCCGACGGTGGGCATGGACGTGGAAGCGCGGCGCAACTTCTGGCGGCGGCTTCGCGATTTCGCGGCTGCCGGGCGAACGCTGCTGTTGACCACGCACTACATCGAAGAAGCCGATGCCGTCGCCGATCGCATCATCGTGATCGACAAAGGCCGCGTCATCGCCGACGCGCCGCCGCGCGTGCTCAAGGCAAGCGTCGAAAGCAAGCGCGTGACGTTCGATGCTTCGCGGCAGATCGGTGAGGCAGAGTTCGCCGGTCTGCCCGTTCGGCGCATCGTTCAAGAAGACGGACGGGTGTCGATATTCACGGCCGATCCGCAAGCGCTGCTGCGCGGGCTGTTCGCGCGCGGTTTTGATCTTCCAAATCTTGAGGTTGTGGGCGCTTCGCTCGAGGACGCTGTCGTGGGACTGACCGAAGTGCGGCATGGCTGA
- a CDS encoding molybdopterin-dependent oxidoreductase, translating to MRSRLVWIALLTSACGIVAATWVAPESAARAAVSARTTPVPAISATTLPALPQTPAPLMTAPPPGAPTPPPITAPPGSVIQVTGAVANPVVLTLKDLQAMANTTLTMRVLDPDGRRRIHIFTGPLLSDVLDRANPTTSTGVDMATHAFALVTGTSGASAIIAFAEFNKDYNAKRIVLAYEEDGRPLPGNGISELIVPEDATQGRFIMGVTTIDVGTP from the coding sequence ATGCGCTCTCGCCTCGTCTGGATCGCGCTTCTGACCTCCGCGTGCGGTATCGTCGCTGCGACATGGGTCGCGCCCGAATCAGCGGCTCGCGCTGCCGTCAGCGCACGCACAACCCCGGTGCCGGCGATATCCGCCACGACGCTTCCGGCGTTGCCGCAGACACCAGCGCCGCTCATGACCGCGCCTCCCCCGGGCGCGCCGACGCCGCCTCCGATCACAGCCCCGCCCGGCTCCGTCATACAGGTCACTGGGGCGGTGGCGAATCCCGTGGTCCTCACGCTCAAAGACCTGCAAGCGATGGCGAACACGACGTTGACGATGCGCGTCCTCGATCCCGACGGCCGCCGCCGCATCCACATCTTCACTGGGCCGCTGCTGAGCGACGTCCTCGATCGCGCGAACCCCACGACGTCAACCGGCGTCGACATGGCGACCCACGCGTTCGCCCTGGTCACGGGCACGTCGGGCGCCTCAGCGATCATCGCCTTTGCCGAATTCAACAAAGACTACAACGCCAAACGTATCGTGCTCGCGTACGAAGAAGACGGGCGGCCGCTGCCCGGCAACGGGATCAGCGAACTGATCGTGCCTGAAGACGCAACGCAAGGCCGCTTTATCATGGGCGTGACGACGATCGACGTGGGAACGCCGTAA
- a CDS encoding alpha/beta fold hydrolase: MRIRDLSHIRIELLSFDSAGGVVRGLFYHTGSKATCIVLCHGYSSSKHNVDPLAFHLAADGYCAFAFDFLGHKLGASSGPLRTGADLIENALDAVAFSRSLPGVTRIVLGGHSMGAAATIGATVRSEAVEGAIVMATSLHRGNVLTNDTMLSGLQNRAAYVDGASPSAIASEMDASTARIAEIAPRPLLVIAGSRDGLVGPTAVRELFDAAAEPKTFEIVDANHTDCAERSRFVISRWLKARGFGAP, encoded by the coding sequence GTGAGGATCCGCGACCTTTCTCACATCCGCATCGAACTGCTCTCGTTTGACAGCGCGGGCGGCGTCGTTCGCGGTCTCTTCTATCACACGGGGAGCAAAGCGACGTGCATCGTTCTGTGTCACGGGTATTCGTCGTCCAAACATAACGTCGATCCACTGGCGTTTCACCTCGCAGCGGATGGATACTGCGCGTTCGCATTCGATTTCTTGGGCCACAAGCTTGGCGCAAGCTCGGGCCCGCTGCGCACCGGCGCCGATCTCATCGAAAACGCGCTCGACGCGGTCGCATTCTCTCGATCGTTGCCCGGCGTCACCCGAATCGTGCTCGGCGGTCACTCGATGGGCGCCGCGGCGACGATCGGCGCGACGGTTCGCTCCGAAGCGGTCGAAGGTGCGATCGTCATGGCAACGTCGCTGCATCGCGGCAACGTCTTGACCAACGACACCATGCTTTCTGGTCTGCAGAACCGCGCCGCGTATGTCGACGGCGCGTCGCCGTCGGCGATTGCAAGCGAGATGGATGCAAGCACGGCGCGGATAGCCGAGATCGCGCCTCGACCGCTGCTCGTGATCGCGGGCAGCCGTGACGGGCTCGTCGGCCCGACAGCGGTGCGCGAGCTATTCGACGCAGCGGCAGAGCCGAAAACGTTTGAAATCGTAGATGCAAATCATACCGATTGCGCCGAGCGTTCGCGTTTTGTCATCTCGCGCTGGCTGAAGGCGCGCGGGTTCGGTGCCCCGTAG